In one Lolium rigidum isolate FL_2022 chromosome 3, APGP_CSIRO_Lrig_0.1, whole genome shotgun sequence genomic region, the following are encoded:
- the LOC124702670 gene encoding F-box protein At5g39250 — MENGFPGEVLKAVFPLMDGKDLVFCMLVCRQWREIAKDDYFWKCICSRKWPSICKEPPSDTNFQKLYLTFSKPRKTMQLPVPKLTFEDLVFYIDMWHEGSLVFSQAVSGCILRAGLQNTPGGIPDILVAHLNTTDCTLMMEVKPKLTVPMGPVITVSVLAHRKDTHKMTCIINTSTFDYIDGNAARALAYEYLRFSPRYPFISDIRAWMSLLFLYKGAHSIEVFGIELDFCDAARSESEILWLLDMLDWK; from the coding sequence ATGGAAAATGGATTTCCCGGTGAAGTTCTCAAGGCTGTTTTCCCTCTAATGGATGGTAAAGACTTGGTCTTTTGCATGCTTGTATGCCGCCAATGGCGCGAAATAGCAAAGGACGACTACTTCTGGAAATGTATCTGCTCACGGAAATGGCCTTCCATTTGCAAGGAGCCTCCTTCTGACACAAATTTCCAAAAACTTTATTTAACTTTCTCCAAGCCAAGGAAGACAATGCAGCTTCCTGTACCTAAGCTCACTTTTGAGGATCTGGTGTTTTACATTGATATGTGGCATGAGGGATCGCTGGTCTTCTCTCAAGCAGTTTCAGGTTGCATTCTTCGAGCAGGTCTTCAGAACACACCTGGCGGCATTCCAGATATACTGGTAGCACATCTGAATACCACAGACTGCACTCTGATGATGGAAGTCAAACCCAAGTTGACAGTCCCTATGGGGCCAGTCATCACCGTATCGGTTCTTGCCCACCGCAAGGACACCCACAAGATGACTTGCATAATTAATACGTCGACTTTTGATTACATTGATGGGAATGCAGCGCGTGCATTGGCATATGAATATCTCAGGTTTTCACCAAGATACCCTTTCATATCAGACATCCGTGCGTGGATGTCCTTGCTTTTCCTGTACAAAGGAGCACACTCTATAGAGGTATTTGGTATTGAACTAGATTTTTGTGATGCGGCAAGGTCGGAGTCTGAGATCCTGTGGCTCTTAGACATGCTTGATTGGAAATAG